AGCGCAGTGGAAAAGCCACATTTTCATATAAATTCAGCGAATCAAACAACGCCGCATTCTGAAAAAGCACTCCCATTCTTTTTAGTATTTCTTGCCTCTCAGAACTAGTGCGAATTTTTGCAATATCCCTTCCATCAACTACTACTTCGCCTTTATCCGCCTGTAGGAATCCAGCGATAATCTTTAAAAGAACGCTCTTCCCAGTTCCACTAGGGCCAACAATAGCAATTGTCTCACCAGTTGGGACTTCGAGATCTAAGCCACGCAAAACCTGGTTCGAGCCAAAACGCTTATGCAGTCCTCTAATTAGTATCAAAGAAATACCTGCGTCATGATAGAAGTCAAGAAGTAATCCAGCACTAAAATCACTACTGAAGAAGTAACTACAGCACTAGTCGTAGCACGGTTTACCCCCACGGCACCAAAGCCACAAGTCCATCCTTTGTAGCACGATATCCAAGAAAAACAGAGGCCAAAAAAAATAGATTTGACTAAGCCAGATATAACATCTACATCCTTAACTGCGTGTGCCATTTCAGAGATAAAAGTTCCCGACGCTAAACCCAAATTGTGAACGCCGATAAAGTATCCACCGGCAATGCCGACGATATTAAAAATGGAAGTCAACAATGGAACCGAAATAACTCCTGCTATTATACGCGGCACCATTAGATAGCGCATTGGATCGACTGCCATCGATCGCAAAGCATCAACTTGCTCTGTAATCTTCATTATTCCAAGCTCAGCAGTCATAGCACTACCTGCTCGGCCGTTAACCATTAGCGCTGTAAGAACTGGCCCTAGCTCCCTGATTAAACTCAAAGCAACTGCCGAGCCGGTATAGGCCGTAGCGCCAAACTTAGACAAGGTATACTCGCCCTGAACAGCTAAAACAGCCCCTGTAAAAATACCT
This window of the Deltaproteobacteria bacterium genome carries:
- a CDS encoding ABC transporter permease, encoding MNNFISWVQRVGRGVLDGTRDFGATWVFLAQVVARAFTPPFNLNLIFQQLNAIGVQSIAVVSLVGIFTGAVLAVQGEYTLSKFGATAYTGSAVALSLIRELGPVLTALMVNGRAGSAMTAELGIMKITEQVDALRSMAVDPMRYLMVPRIIAGVISVPLLTSIFNIVGIAGGYFIGVHNLGLASGTFISEMAHAVKDVDVISGLVKSIFFGLCFSWISCYKGWTCGFGAVGVNRATTSAVVTSSVVILVLDYFLTSIMTQVFL